Part of the Vagococcus jeotgali genome, GATGTGTCCACTTTTTTTGCCATTTGGAGCTAAAGAAGGTTTTAACATGTTTAAAAGGGTTGTTTTACCACAGCCACTAGACCCACAAATTACCACAAACTCTCCTTGTTGAATCTCTAAAGAAATATTATCTAGAGCTGGTTTGTCCTGATTAGGATAAGTGAACGTTAAATCTTTGATATCAATAATCGCCATGTTAGTTGCTCCTTTAATTCAATAAATATTGGTAATAAGACAAATAGACTCGTCATACAGTATAAAAAAATTGTCACTGGATGAAAGGCTAATTTTTCCATTGTAGGGTAAAACGTAATAGAAATCATATGATACTTATCAGCTAAGACAATACACACAATAAATAAGGCATTAATCACTAGCATCACAGCATCTTCTTGATGAAAACTAAATAAGGAGAAATGACTTCTTCCTTTTAAACCATAACCCCTCGCACGCATAGACTTAGCAGTTTCCACAGTTGTTTCTAGTGACCAAGAAATCAAACTTTTAAAGACACGTATCCCACTTTTAAATTTATCCCAGTAGCTATCACTTGCGTATAATCCCAATGTCTTTTGAGCCAAGTGAATTCGTTTTGTTTGTGTTCTAAACATTGGGACGTATCTAATAATCATAGAAATGGTAAGAGACAACTTTGGTGATATGTTACCAAATAAAAAAATGAACTTGTCACTAGTCATCACCTCATTGTAGCTTTTAAACCAAAAAATGATTGTAACAAGCATTAAACCAATTGTCCCACCATATAAAAAAGCTTCCAGTGTAACAGGTCGATCATTTAAAAAGAATAAAATTGTTTCACCGCTATGAACAAATAAAGGGTTAGTCAAAGTAATTAGTAGTAAAATGAAAGCGTAATATAAAAATATTCGCCAAGTATCCATAGCTATCACAACTAAGTAAAGACCACTTCCAACTAAAGAGATTAAGAGTAATACAGGGTTGTTAGTGAACATTGTAAAGAAAATAATAGTCATATAATAGGCAAACAATACAAATGGATGGAAAGATCCAAAAGCAAGTTCATCATTTCTTAATATCATTTGGCATCTCTCCTCCTATATCTCGGCCTAAATCAGTAGTATAAATAATCTCAATCTCATCGTTATCTTTTGGGTAATATTTACTGACACCATAATTAAAAAACTCATCATTAATTTTATACATCCAACCACTTAAAGATCCTGCTGAAAATTCATAAAGATGATTAATACCCTTAATATAAGCACTACCAAATGAATTGTCTGTCGATCCTTGAAAATCAAATGGATTTTTATTGTGACGAGTCACTCGTTTTAATAACTCCAACACGTTATCATTAGGGCGTAAAACAACCTCTTGCTTTTCCAAAATCATCCCATTTTCAGGAACATATTCCGCCTGCTGTAAACCTTTATCTAATTTCTCCCAATTATCCCTTGCTGTTTTAGCATTAATACTAATTGTGACCACTTCTGAATCTGGGGTAATATTATCTATATTAGTTAAATAATAATTCTAAATTGCAACATTAAGTTAGCCACTCTGGTAAAAATATCTAAATATCAGTGTTATTTTATTGAACTCCTTACTTACCAACATGTTTTGATCTTTAGATTTTGAATTTCTTCTAAAAATAATGTTGCTGGTTGTCTATAGTCTAAAATTTTACGCGGCAAAAGATTAACTTTTCCAGTAGCCAGTTGAATGAACTGCTTTGAATAGTGACAGATAGGCGTTCCTTTCGGAACAAATTGCCTTAATAAACCGTTATGTCTTTCGTTTGTTCCTCGTTCCCAAGATGAATAAGGGTGAGCAAAGTAGATATCAGTCATTTGTTGCAGAGTATCATCAAGTGAGCTAAATTCACTGCCATTATCAGCAGTAATCGATTGAAATATGCTACTAAATCGGGCTCTTCCAAACTCATATTTTAACTGTTTAATAGCGTAACTAACAGACTCTTCAGTATGATCATCTAGAACAACAGTAATCATGTAGCGAGTTTTTCTTTCAACAAGTGTAAGTAGAGCATTATCATCTTTAGATTTTGAACCAATGACACTGTCTATTTCCCAATGACCAAACTCTTGTCTAGAATCAATTTTGCTAGGTCGTTCATCAATTGATTTTCCAAGAGCTTTTTTATGCTGACGACTTCTTTTCTTTTTAGGTGATAGTCTAACTTTCATCTTGAGATGATGATTTCTGACTGGTAAAAAACCTTTATCAATATAGTTATAAAGTGTCTTAGTAGAAACAATAGGTTTATCCCAAGTCCCTAAAGACTTGATAAAGCCAACAATTGCATCTGGTGACCAATTAAAGTCTATCATTTGTTTACAAGCATAATTAATAAAATCAACAGCACTAACTAGCTTAGATTTCGAACCACAGCGTTTCCTGTTTTCTATGTATTTAGCTTGCCCCGTATCAGCAAAATAGAGTTGTTTAGGTTTCTTATTTTCTTTGATTTGCGTGGTCGTTCCTCGTTTAAGCTCATTACTTATTGTTTGATGGTGTCGGCCTAATCGTCTACCAATTTCTCTATTAGAGTCTCCCATATTATGCCAAACTTCAATAAGCTGCCTTTCCTTTAAGGAAAGATGTTTATAACTAGATGTCTTTGTGTTATTCTTAATTTTCACCATGATAAAAATTCCTTTCGTTGTTGGGTAGTTACTTCAATGATACACGAATTTTTACCATGGTGTTTTTTTATTATTTTAGAGTGGCTAACTTGATTTTACAACTAAGCTTTTGTTAACTCTTTAAAATGATTGTTTTCTTCAAACAAATTAGCACTAGATTCACTAACGCAAACATGATGTGTTTTTCCTTCTAGATATTGTGTCATAGCCCCGCCATGATAAATTTGTAAAAAGGCTTTTGTTCCTTGTTGCTGAATGGTTTTTGCTAATTTATCTAAACTTTTAATATGACCATCATGACTCACTCCAACGCCGTACTCGTAAGCTTTCCCCTCATAACTAACATAGGATGAGGCAATCATGATAGCACCTAAATCACCTGTACGTTGTGCGTAAAATTGGTATTCTAAATCAGATAAATTCCCAGATTCACTGCTATCTAAAGTCGAAATAGGGGCACAAATCAGCCTGTTTTTTAAACGTACACCTGAAGGTAGCGTAAAAGCATTTTTCACATTCATTTCATTCACCTCTTTTTATTAAAAAAACGCAAAAAGAATCCCTTCTTCTTGCGTCATTGCATGTGTTGTTACGACATTGTAACCACTTTAATTATAGTCATTGTAACAAATCCACATCACTTCGTCAAAAGACAAAAAAGCGACAAGATAATATAAATATAAACATGTAACTTATAAAAAAAGGGGATAACAAAGAGCCATCCCACTTTATTATTTAGCTAGCTGTCTTTTATTATAAATATAAACTCCAGCTCCACTCATAAGAACAACCACACCAATAACAGTCAATTTAGCTTTTGATTCACCCGTTTTTGGTAAGTTGTCTGTTCCACGGTTACCACCGCTACTTGTAGCACCTGAAGCATTGCCACTTGATGAATGATTGCCTGAGTTACCTTTACCACCTTTTTTAGGTGGCGGTGTTCCAGCATCACCTTTACCAGATACATCATTAACATCTTTATTTGCTTTAACTGTTTCAGTTAATGTATAAGTAGCTTTATCTTTAGTAAAAGTAAACACGACTTTATCGCCTTCTAATAATTTTTCTTGAATTTTTAAAGTGAATTTACCATTATCATCTGAGATAACACTCTCTGATTGTAACTTCTCTTTGTTTCCTTGACAGTAAACAAATAAATACACTCTAAAAAAACGAAGCTAACCACAAGGATAGCTTCGTTTGACTTTATTTTTTCAAATAGGTATAAGCACCTAAGGCAGCAGTGACACCTGAACCAATAGACGTCATAATTTGTTTAAACGGAATATTTGTGCAATCACCAGCAGCAAACAAACCAGGAATATTAGTCATTCCTTTTTCATCAACAATAATTTCATTATTATCATTTAACTTAATATTAGTAGGTAACCAAGAGGTATTAGCTGTTGTCCCAACTAAAATAAACACTTCACTCACAATTAAAGCATTCATGTCATTAGTGACTAAGTTTTTGTATACAAATTCCGTCACATTTTGACTTCCTTTAATACCTATACTTTCAGAGTTCAATAAAACAGTAACATTAGAGAATGTTAATAATTCTTCTTGTAGAGCAGGATTTGCCGTTAGTTGATCAGAATATTCAATTAAATAAACGTGCTTACTTCTTTGTGCTAAGTCTATAGCAGCTTCAACACCAGCATTTCCACCACCTACAACAACAACTTGAGAACCACTTACACACTCATCTTCACAATAAGCACTATAAGAAACCCCTTTGTTTAAAAATTCAGCTTCACCTGGTATCTGTAATGCACGTTGAGTTGTACCTGATGCTATAATTAATGTTTCACTTGATAAAACCTGCCCACTCTTCAGATGAACTAAGAAGTTAGTATCTTGTTCAATTTTACAAACTTCTACTTTATCCACAATCGTCACATCATTTTTTTTCATCTGCTCTGTGACTTCTTGTGTAAATCTGGCTCCAGTTATTTTAGGAATACCAACAATGTTTATAATAGTGTGAGTATCTAGCACTTGTCCACCAATTTTCTTAGCAACAATCCCAGTTTCCAATCCTTTGTTAGCGGCATACATAGCTGCACTAGTACCTCCTGGACCTCCACCTATGACTAGACACTCAAATGTCTTTTTTGCATCATCACTTGTTAAAACTGATTCAAATTCATCTAAATCATTTGTAAAAACTTTACCATTCAAATAAGTCACTGGTGTTGAGCTGATAGCTTTATCCTGAACTTCTTGTTTAAAAGCATCTTTATTAACAGTAGTATGACTCACTTTTTCATTTAGCAAAGCCAAGACATTTAAAGATTGAATTAAGTCTAAATAATTATCCTTTGCTGGATCAACAAAACTCACAAATGCTAATGGTGTCGTAATTTGGTCAGCTTCAGATACAATTAGACCATCTACTCCTAAATCAGATGAGCTAACTTGAATAATCGCTGATAAAAAGGCCTGAAATTCATAACCCATTGGTACTCCTGCAAAAGTTATCCCAGTTTTTTTATTTATTTTATTTATTTCAAAACTTGCTACTCTCTCTAGTGATGATTTTTCTATAAAAATCCGACTAGATAAAGCAGATATTTCATTTAAAAAACGCTCAACTTCTTTAGACTCTTTGCCAGAGTCAAGACAAGCTGTTAATAACACATCTGATTCGATGCATTTAAAGTATTCCTTTAACTGACTCTTAATACTTTTATCAAACATCTTAATCCCCCTTATATGTCACTTATTTAGTTAGATATACCCAAAGTACCTAACTCCTTACAAAATAATTTAATGGCAGATTTCTTATTCATCCCTTTTATTATATAACTAATCTTAATGAATGCCAACCTTAGTTTGTTAGAGAACTATCTTTTATTTAGACAAATAAAAAAACACCCTAATGGAGATTGCTAGTAGTGATGAAAATAAAATATGCGGAATGACGCTCTTCAGGCGGAGATAAAACTCGAGTAATGAACAAAATGTGTTCAATACTCGGGTTTTATTATTTAATAACTTCCACTCTAATCATCCCGCTTTTTATGAAATATGGACCACTTTAACTCTAAATTAACAATTTGATATTTAAGCATAATTATCAGATGTTTGTGACCTTAACCACTTATACAAATCTTTTGCAATGAATGAATAAATTGTATTGTAGTATGATTGGTCAGCGTCAAATAATTTTCCATATGCAGATTGATTTTCAGTATATTGTTCAATAATAAAGTCTTGAAACTGTTCTTTAAACAAATTATTCTCAAACATTTCTACACTATTATTCCTTGCCATATTTACTAATTTTGCATCTGCACTTTTTCTAAGGGTACGGTGCATTGTTTCTACTAAGACTCGGTCACCCTCAGTAAAATCTTCTGGAAAACGTTCGTTGATTCTTTGGATAATTTCCTCCAATGTGTCATGTTTATCTGTCGGTTTAACAGTCGCATCTACAGTACCTGGATGTTCTAACATACCGCTTCCATCATCTTCTGCTATAAGCGATATTTCTCCCTGAAAGTCTTCTTGTAATTTGTAATATTCTAATTTTACTTTATCATCAATACTTATCTTTTCACGCTTTTCCTTGGGGATAAACTTAAGTAAGAAACCTGTAAAGATACTTTCCTCTAGTAAATCTTTATCAAAAGTTTGGTCAATTTGTGCAATGTAGTTATACCACTTATTAAAATTACGTAATGTCACCCTAAAATCATATTTCACATCTTCTTCTAGTTCCTCATAGCGACCCAGTATTGGTTTGAATAAGCTGGATAATCTACCAAGTAATCGTTCGTCTTGTTTATTACCTGCTTGTTCATTTATTTTCATTACTTGTTTAATGTCGTCATCATTATAAACATAAAACTTTCTTAATTTACTTTGTGTATCATAAATAAGGTTAATATTAATTTCTTCTTTTAACGTTGTCGCTTCATAGAAAGGTTGGAAAGCTTCAAATATTTCTTCTTCTGTATTGACAAAGTCTAAAACAAAAGTATCTTTTTTACCTGGCATGGTTCGATTTAAGCGTGATAAAGTTTGGACAGCTTTCACACCACGCAATTTCTTATCGACAAACATCGTGTGAAGTAATGGTTCATCAAAGCCTGTTTGATATTTTTCAGCAACAATGAGCAAATTAAAGTCATCACTATGAAACGTTTCTTTCAATTGATTTTCTTGAACACGTTCTCCAGACTTTGTGATATTTAGTTTAGGTTCCGTATATTCTTCGCCATCATCATTAACTGTCCCTGAAAAAGCAACAAGGACATCTAAATCTTCATAACCCTTTTCTTCAATATATTGCTTAAATTCCTTCATATAGCGGACAGCATGTAATCTGGATGATGTGACTATCATTGCTTTTGCACGTCCATTTATCGCTTTTTTGGTTACCTCTCTAAACTGTTCAATAATAATTTCTGTTTTCTGCCTTAATACCCATGGATGGAAGGACTGATATCTAGCAATCGCTCGGACAGCTTCCGTTTTTGGTAGTTCTGGATTTTCCTCTATTTCTTTTGCAATACGATAGGAAGCCTTATAAGTCATATAGTTGTTTAAAACATCTAAAATAAACCCTTCTTCTATCGCTTGACGCATGGAGTAAATGTGAAAAGGTCGATAGCTACCGTCTTTTTGCCTTGTCCCAAACATTTCAATCGTCTTTTCTTTTGGTGTCGCTGTAAAGGCAAAGAAGCTCAAATTGTTATGCTGACCTTGCGAAAGTAGTGTTTTCACAAGTTGATCTTGATCATCTAAAGATTGGTTTTCAATTTCTTCTTTGATTTCTTGGTATTCCTTTAAAGATGCTTCTTTATCTGCTAATGCTTGCTTTAACTTTTGCGCACTTGAACCTGTTTGAGATGAATGAGCTTCATCAACAATGATGGCAAAATTTCGTCCCGCTACACTATCTATCTCATCGTAAATGACAGGGAATTTTTGCAAGGTTGTAATAATAATCTTTTTTCTATCATTTATCGCATCTTTTAAATGTTGGGACGTTTTATTATCACCGATTGTTTCAACTTGCCCTGTCGTATGTTCAAAACTAAGTAATGTATCTTGTAACTGCCTATCTAAGACAGTTCGGTCTGTCACGATAATGATAGAGCTATAGATCGGCTTATCCTCTAGATTATGTAAAGAAGCCAAATGATAAGCTAGCCAGGCGATACTATTAGATTTTCCTGACCCTGCTGAATGTTGAATTAAATAATTTTTTCCAGAGCCATATTCCTTTGTGTCTGCAACTAACTTTTTCACGACATCTAGCTGGTGATAACGTGGGAAGATAAGAATATTCTTCTTCACTTCTAGGTTCATAAACCGTTCAATAATATCCATGAGTTGATTGCGCTTTAAGACTTCTTCCCATAAATAGGCAGTTGGATAACCTTCAGGATTAGCTGGATTTCCTGCACCACCAACATTTCCTGGACCATTGGAGCCTTGGTTAAATGGAAGAAAGTATGTCTTATTTCTAGCTAGTTTCGTTGTCATAAAGACATCATAATGATCTACTGCAAAATATACGAGAAAGCGAGTGTTAAACTGAAAAACAAGTTCTCTTGGGTCACGATTTTGTTCAAATTGCAGTTTCGCGTGTTCAACACTTTGACCTGTATATTGATTTTTAAGCTCTAAGGCAACAAGTGGTATCCCATTTACAGCGAGTACCATGTCAATCGAGTTACGATTGTTTGCACTATAATAAAACTGGCGAATACAGTGAAAACGATTGGCTTCATATAATTCCAAGTTATCATAACTGATGGAAGAAACCGGACGGAAATAAATGACACGAAAGTGTACCCCACGGTCACGAATGCCCTTGCGTAGAACGTGTAGTAGACCATGTGTGGTTACTTCTTCATTAAAACGCCTTACAAAACGATCTACCGCAGCTTCTTTATAAATAGAAACATACCGCTTCCAAGCACGTGGTTGGGTTTCTTGAATGAAATCAATCAAGACACTAGCATCCATTCCGATAGAAGGATCATAGTTGGTATCGGCAAAAGACACAGACTGCCAACCGCCTACATTCGTTAGCACAGTTTCAATATCTTGCTCAAAGCGAATTTCCTTTTTCTCAAGCATGAAGTTAACCTCCTTTACACTTCTTTTTTCCCTGTTACATATTCATAGATTAAGGACTTCTTATAATCTTCAAGTTCCTTAATTACTTTTGTTTTATCTTCAATCAATTTATCGATATGAGACGTTTGTTCGTCTAAGTAGGAGACGATTTGGCGTTGTTCTTCTATTGTTGATGGAACAATCATATTTATCTTTTTTAAATCATCTAATTTAAAACGATATACTTTTAAACCAGTAGAATACTGATTTAATTCTAAATTAAAATAAGTAGTAGCATAATATAAAAACTTGTCGAAAAGAACTTTCTTATTAGGCTTTAAACACAACTGTTCTCCGCCTAGTAAACCAATATCTTTTCTATTATAAAAACATGAATGACCTAGGTCTTCCATTGTTTCAGATGTTGAAACCAGAATAGTGTCACCTTTTTGAACTACCTGATCTTCTTTATAAAACTTTCCATCTACATATAATTGATACTTCTCATCTAGCACATTTAGCTTGTATACTTGACCATATTGTACAGCTACATAGTCTCCCGTGTTTTTCATATCAACTTTTTGAAATCCTGAGTTACCTCGAACGATTGTGGTGATTCTATTTGGTCGAGTAATTAACCAATGCTTCGGTGTCTCCCCAACCCACTCAATCCCACTATCTTTCATTTCCACATTCGGGTCTAAGCCTTTTGTCACTGCTTCTGTGATAAGTGATTGTTTGTATTTTTTTAGTTCTTCGATGGATTGTTGGGTTTCAGTTATTAATACCCCAATTTTTTTTGTTTTACTGTTCAATGCAGTCACTATTATATTTTGTTTTTTTAATGATGGGAATGAAATTACATCGTTTTTCATTTTAAAGGAATCTACATGGGGTATTCCCATTCCAATTGAACTAGACTTTAGTTCTATCTCATAAAACTTTAAAAAATAAAATAAATAATCTTTATCCACTATAGGATTGATTGTGTTTCTTAGTATAATAGCAGACGTTGAAGATATAACGCCTTTGATTCTTAACCTATAAAATTCTCCTGCATTCGCCCCATCCCATAGAACACATATATCATTTTTTTCACCCAAAACCCCATCTCTACTATTTGCATATTGATATTTATTTAAGTTATTTCTTTGAACATCCATGGATACGTATGGATACAAATCTTCTTTTGGTTCATTATATAGATTGGGTTTTTTACCTTTTTGATAATCAAATATATACTTGAATTTAACTTTCTCCCAATCCTCTGGTATTTCCCCAATCCACTCAATTCCACTGTCTTTCATTTTCCTAGTCAACATTCTCCACATCCTTCCCTGATAGTGCTTGGAAGTTTGCTACGATGGATTCTTCTAATTCTTTTATTCGTTCAGCAATGACTTCTGAGGCTTCTGGTGCTGTGTACTTATAGAAAAGTCGCGTAAAGGGAATTTCATAGCCAATTTTGTCTTTTGAGCGATCCATCCAGGCATCTGGGTTGAATGGTAATACTTCTCTCTCAAAATACGCATCTATATCTTCTTTTAAAGGAATGTCTTCTGTATCACGTAATTTCGGATCAGGTTTTGGGTCCCCGTTCTTTTTACGTTCGATTTCTCCATTTTCATCTTTCAACGGACTTTCGACAGTCACACGTGTAAAACCAAATTCTTCATTATCAAAGATTTTCGATTCAACGACACGTTCACCTAAGTAATATTCGTCATTAGTAAACTCTCCGTAAGCCTTGACAATCATATCACGACATTCTTCCGAAATATCAACACGCTTTTCACCAATGTTCTTCCTACGCTTTTCAAACATCTTTGATGCATCAATGAGCTGCACTTTTCCTTGACGTTCGGCAGATTTATTTTTCGTTACGATCCATATGTATGTTGAAATACCTGTGTTGTAAAATAAATCATTTGGCAATTGAACAATCGCTTCCAACCAATCATTTTCAATCACATACTGGCGGATTAAACTTTCACCTGCTCCTGGATTACCAGAAAACAATGCCGATCCGTTATGAATGATTGCCATTCTACCAGTCTCTTTTAACTTTGAAATCCCGTTTAACTGAAACAATAATTGCCCATCACTGATTCTTGGTAGTCCAACCCCAAATCGCCCATTTTCACCAAGTTCATGTTCAGCCTTTACAGCATTTTGGTCCCCTTTCCAATCAATCCCAAATGGCGGGTTAGAAATACAATAGTCAAAAGTATAGCCTTCAAAGCCATCTTTGGATAAGGTACTGCCTAATGCCATATTGTCTGGGTTTCCTCCACGAATCATCGTATCAGCCTTTGCGATTGCGTATGTTTCAGGGTTTAATTCTTGACCAAAGGTGGCAACTTCTGCACTTTCATTCATCTCATGAATTCGTTCTGTTATAGCTGACAACATTTGTGATGTACCCATCGTTTGGTCATAAACCGTCTTCACCACATCTTTACCTGTTAAAGTATCCTGATCTTCAACTAAGAGTAAATCTGTCATTAAATAAATAATATCCCTGCTCGTAAAGTGTGCCCCAGCTTCCTCGTTATAACTTTCTGAGAATTTTCTTACAAGCTCTTCAAACACATATCCCATATCCGTACTCGTCATTTTATCTGGTCCTAGATCAACTTCTTTTTTACTAAATTCCTGGATGACATAAAAGAGGCGATCGTTTTCTGCTAAATTACTAATCTCTAAATCGAATTTAAAGTTAGCTAGAATATCCTGCATATTTTCTGAAAAGCCATTTAAATAGGCTCTAAAGTTTGTTTCAATATTTGCTGGATCTGCAAGTAATGTTTCGAAGGTATAAAGATTCGTATTATAAAATGAATAGCCAGAAGCGTTCGTCAACATTTTATTCCGCATGGTGTCATTCATATTTTCTGTTTTCTTTGCGACATCTAATACAGCATCACGAGTTGGTTTTAATGTATCATGTAATCGTTTGATTACTGTCATTGGTAAAATTACCTTACCGTATTCATGAGGCTTATAAAGTCCGCGTAAAATATCCGCAACACTCCAGATTAAGTTTGCTTGTCTTTGTACATTAATTGATGTTTGTAAGTTTCGATTAAATTCATTCATTTTGTTCGCTCCTATTTCTCAAATTCTAAAATATCATGGACACGACAATCCAAAGTCGTGCATATTTTTTCAATACTCTCGAGTGATATGTATTCATTTCTTCTCATTCGGGTTGTAATATTTCCCGAATAACCCGCTTGTTTTTCTAATTCTCT contains:
- a CDS encoding energy-coupling factor transporter transmembrane component T — its product is MILRNDELAFGSFHPFVLFAYYMTIIFFTMFTNNPVLLLISLVGSGLYLVVIAMDTWRIFLYYAFILLLITLTNPLFVHSGETILFFLNDRPVTLEAFLYGGTIGLMLVTIIFWFKSYNEVMTSDKFIFLFGNISPKLSLTISMIIRYVPMFRTQTKRIHLAQKTLGLYASDSYWDKFKSGIRVFKSLISWSLETTVETAKSMRARGYGLKGRSHFSLFSFHQEDAVMLVINALFIVCIVLADKYHMISITFYPTMEKLAFHPVTIFLYCMTSLFVLLPIFIELKEQLTWRLLISKI
- a CDS encoding DUF4430 domain-containing protein; amino-acid sequence: MVTISINAKTARDNWEKLDKGLQQAEYVPENGMILEKQEVVLRPNDNVLELLKRVTRHNKNPFDFQGSTDNSFGSAYIKGINHLYEFSAGSLSGWMYKINDEFFNYGVSKYYPKDNDEIEIIYTTDLGRDIGGEMPNDIKK
- a CDS encoding IS30 family transposase, producing MVKIKNNTKTSSYKHLSLKERQLIEVWHNMGDSNREIGRRLGRHHQTISNELKRGTTTQIKENKKPKQLYFADTGQAKYIENRKRCGSKSKLVSAVDFINYACKQMIDFNWSPDAIVGFIKSLGTWDKPIVSTKTLYNYIDKGFLPVRNHHLKMKVRLSPKKKRSRQHKKALGKSIDERPSKIDSRQEFGHWEIDSVIGSKSKDDNALLTLVERKTRYMITVVLDDHTEESVSYAIKQLKYEFGRARFSSIFQSITADNGSEFSSLDDTLQQMTDIYFAHPYSSWERGTNERHNGLLRQFVPKGTPICHYSKQFIQLATGKVNLLPRKILDYRQPATLFLEEIQNLKIKTCW
- a CDS encoding oxidoreductase, with the protein product MNVKNAFTLPSGVRLKNRLICAPISTLDSSESGNLSDLEYQFYAQRTGDLGAIMIASSYVSYEGKAYEYGVGVSHDGHIKSLDKLAKTIQQQGTKAFLQIYHGGAMTQYLEGKTHHVCVSESSANLFEENNHFKELTKA
- a CDS encoding LPXTG cell wall anchor domain-containing protein — its product is MYLFVYCQGNKEKLQSESVISDDNGKFTLKIQEKLLEGDKVVFTFTKDKATYTLTETVKANKDVNDVSGKGDAGTPPPKKGGKGNSGNHSSSGNASGATSSGGNRGTDNLPKTGESKAKLTVIGVVVLMSGAGVYIYNKRQLAK
- a CDS encoding FAD-dependent oxidoreductase, whose amino-acid sequence is MFDKSIKSQLKEYFKCIESDVLLTACLDSGKESKEVERFLNEISALSSRIFIEKSSLERVASFEINKINKKTGITFAGVPMGYEFQAFLSAIIQVSSSDLGVDGLIVSEADQITTPLAFVSFVDPAKDNYLDLIQSLNVLALLNEKVSHTTVNKDAFKQEVQDKAISSTPVTYLNGKVFTNDLDEFESVLTSDDAKKTFECLVIGGGPGGTSAAMYAANKGLETGIVAKKIGGQVLDTHTIINIVGIPKITGARFTQEVTEQMKKNDVTIVDKVEVCKIEQDTNFLVHLKSGQVLSSETLIIASGTTQRALQIPGEAEFLNKGVSYSAYCEDECVSGSQVVVVGGGNAGVEAAIDLAQRSKHVYLIEYSDQLTANPALQEELLTFSNVTVLLNSESIGIKGSQNVTEFVYKNLVTNDMNALIVSEVFILVGTTANTSWLPTNIKLNDNNEIIVDEKGMTNIPGLFAAGDCTNIPFKQIMTSIGSGVTAALGAYTYLKK
- a CDS encoding type I restriction endonuclease subunit R; its protein translation is MLEKKEIRFEQDIETVLTNVGGWQSVSFADTNYDPSIGMDASVLIDFIQETQPRAWKRYVSIYKEAAVDRFVRRFNEEVTTHGLLHVLRKGIRDRGVHFRVIYFRPVSSISYDNLELYEANRFHCIRQFYYSANNRNSIDMVLAVNGIPLVALELKNQYTGQSVEHAKLQFEQNRDPRELVFQFNTRFLVYFAVDHYDVFMTTKLARNKTYFLPFNQGSNGPGNVGGAGNPANPEGYPTAYLWEEVLKRNQLMDIIERFMNLEVKKNILIFPRYHQLDVVKKLVADTKEYGSGKNYLIQHSAGSGKSNSIAWLAYHLASLHNLEDKPIYSSIIIVTDRTVLDRQLQDTLLSFEHTTGQVETIGDNKTSQHLKDAINDRKKIIITTLQKFPVIYDEIDSVAGRNFAIIVDEAHSSQTGSSAQKLKQALADKEASLKEYQEIKEEIENQSLDDQDQLVKTLLSQGQHNNLSFFAFTATPKEKTIEMFGTRQKDGSYRPFHIYSMRQAIEEGFILDVLNNYMTYKASYRIAKEIEENPELPKTEAVRAIARYQSFHPWVLRQKTEIIIEQFREVTKKAINGRAKAMIVTSSRLHAVRYMKEFKQYIEEKGYEDLDVLVAFSGTVNDDGEEYTEPKLNITKSGERVQENQLKETFHSDDFNLLIVAEKYQTGFDEPLLHTMFVDKKLRGVKAVQTLSRLNRTMPGKKDTFVLDFVNTEEEIFEAFQPFYEATTLKEEININLIYDTQSKLRKFYVYNDDDIKQVMKINEQAGNKQDERLLGRLSSLFKPILGRYEELEEDVKYDFRVTLRNFNKWYNYIAQIDQTFDKDLLEESIFTGFLLKFIPKEKREKISIDDKVKLEYYKLQEDFQGEISLIAEDDGSGMLEHPGTVDATVKPTDKHDTLEEIIQRINERFPEDFTEGDRVLVETMHRTLRKSADAKLVNMARNNSVEMFENNLFKEQFQDFIIEQYTENQSAYGKLFDADQSYYNTIYSFIAKDLYKWLRSQTSDNYA
- a CDS encoding restriction endonuclease subunit S encodes the protein MLTRKMKDSGIEWIGEIPEDWEKVKFKYIFDYQKGKKPNLYNEPKEDLYPYVSMDVQRNNLNKYQYANSRDGVLGEKNDICVLWDGANAGEFYRLRIKGVISSTSAIILRNTINPIVDKDYLFYFLKFYEIELKSSSIGMGIPHVDSFKMKNDVISFPSLKKQNIIVTALNSKTKKIGVLITETQQSIEELKKYKQSLITEAVTKGLDPNVEMKDSGIEWVGETPKHWLITRPNRITTIVRGNSGFQKVDMKNTGDYVAVQYGQVYKLNVLDEKYQLYVDGKFYKEDQVVQKGDTILVSTSETMEDLGHSCFYNRKDIGLLGGEQLCLKPNKKVLFDKFLYYATTYFNLELNQYSTGLKVYRFKLDDLKKINMIVPSTIEEQRQIVSYLDEQTSHIDKLIEDKTKVIKELEDYKKSLIYEYVTGKKEV